TCTGCCTCCTTACTACCGGACCAGCAGGGTAATGACCGCGATTCAGAATGTGATTGCGAACGAGATAGGGCTGCTAAGGCAGGTCCTATTTAGCGTTCTGGATCAGTTCTTTGTAGATAGGGCGACTTGGGGCCTCGAGATATGGGAGAAGGAATTAGGTATCCCGGTAGACCCGACCAAGCCTGATGACTTCAGACGGTCAGTGATCAAGTCTAAGATCCGAGGGGTAGGGACCGCTACCGTTGACCTTATAAAGCAGGTGGCGGCGGCCTTCTCTGGCGGAGAGGTTGATGTAATTGAATACCCGGCGGAATACTGTTTCGTGGTGAAGTTTATCGGGACGAGAGGTATCCCGCCCAACCTAAATGATCTTACGGATTCGATTGAGCAGGTAAAACCTGCTCATCTTGTTTTTTCGTATGCTTATACTTATCTGGTATGGCAAGAGGCTTTGACATATATCTGGACGGAGGCAAGCGGGATGACCTGGGACCAATTCAGGGTGGCAAAGCCAAACACTCAGTGACGAGGAGAGGTGACGCCTATGCAGACTACTTCTAACTATGGGCTAAAGAAACCGGATGGAACTGACGTAGTGAATATCTCGGACCTAAATTACAATGCCGATCAGATTGACGCGGCACTAACCCCCACGGCAGACCCGTCCCAGACACCAACGAACAACGGGCCGGGCAAGCTGGTGCAGTGGGTAAGCTGGATCGCTAACCGCATCAAGGCGATCACGGGAAAGGCGAACTGGTGGGAGGCTCCGGCGACGACCCTTGAGGCGGCAAAGGCCCACATGGACGCGGTGGCACCGCACAGCGGGCATGTGCTGACCAGTGATGTTGTAACGGTGCCGACAGCTAACAAGATCCTCCGGTTAAATTCTGACGGTAAATTGCCTGCCAGCATCACGGGTGATGCCGCAACAGTTGGCGGTGTCAGCCCCAGTGGTTTTGCTCCGTCCTCGCATGTTGGAGCCGGAGGGTCAGCCCACGCGGTAGCCACTACAACGACGGCGGGCTTTATGTCGGCGGCGGACAAAAGCAAACTTGACTCGATACCTTCCGGTGCGGAACCTAACCAGAATGCGTTTAGTAATGTCAAGGTAGGAGCTACGATTATATCTGCTGATCAGGAGCAGGATACCCTTGAACTGGTAGCCGGGGCTAACGTTACGTTAACCCCGGATGCTGAAGGGGATAAGGTGACTATAGGGGTAAGTGGACTAACTGTGGCGCGAAACGGCGGACAAAATATCTGGGTACAGTCTACTCAACCTACGGCTCAGGCGGTAGGTGACATCTGGATTCAGACTTAAGACTGTTGGCGGTGCTTGGGGGGGTGATGGAATGGCACAGCTCAAATATTGGAATGGA
This portion of the Bacillota bacterium genome encodes:
- a CDS encoding YmfQ family protein, with translation MEYLPPYYRTSRVMTAIQNVIANEIGLLRQVLFSVLDQFFVDRATWGLEIWEKELGIPVDPTKPDDFRRSVIKSKIRGVGTATVDLIKQVAAAFSGGEVDVIEYPAEYCFVVKFIGTRGIPPNLNDLTDSIEQVKPAHLVFSYAYTYLVWQEALTYIWTEASGMTWDQFRVAKPNTQ